From the genome of Candidatus Aramenus sp. CH1, one region includes:
- a CDS encoding carbon-nitrogen hydrolase family protein translates to MLISLTYLKIREMSRKYNIEKAKKLIKASKEKGAKLVILPSLFPVGNSFELYNNEKKMRSMVRNLAEKIPGSSTDVLVKLAMEGEVHLIAGPLLEQAGPKIFLTTLVISPDGEIIGKYRKVVVSEKDIRLGISGGKEPINVVLDNKYGIISEEDLMSPEINKLLSLGGAQAIIGTMRALGKKQDLVKNLAIARSVENGIPYLITGELIENENGEIIGYSPTFIVTPDSLIYKEAEEEDSILLAETSVITQSAKESVISKLANVESVINVLCKSVKKSRSLGEKTVINKNED, encoded by the coding sequence ATGCTAATTTCACTAACTTATTTGAAAATTAGGGAGATGTCAAGAAAGTATAACATTGAGAAGGCAAAGAAGCTCATAAAGGCGTCAAAAGAAAAGGGAGCAAAGCTTGTTATCTTGCCTTCTTTGTTCCCAGTAGGGAACTCCTTTGAGTTATATAACAACGAGAAGAAGATGCGCAGTATGGTAAGAAACTTGGCTGAGAAGATACCTGGGAGCTCAACTGACGTACTCGTAAAGTTGGCTATGGAAGGGGAAGTCCACCTAATAGCTGGCCCCCTTCTAGAGCAAGCTGGGCCCAAAATATTCCTGACAACGTTGGTTATCTCCCCAGATGGCGAAATAATAGGAAAATACAGGAAGGTAGTTGTGTCGGAGAAGGACATAAGACTTGGGATATCCGGCGGGAAAGAACCAATAAACGTCGTCTTAGATAACAAGTACGGCATTATATCCGAAGAGGACTTGATGTCTCCCGAGATCAACAAGCTACTATCGCTTGGTGGCGCGCAAGCAATAATAGGTACAATGAGGGCCCTTGGCAAAAAGCAGGACCTAGTTAAGAACCTTGCCATAGCGAGAAGCGTTGAAAATGGAATTCCATACCTCATTACCGGTGAACTAATAGAAAACGAGAACGGGGAGATAATAGGTTACTCACCTACCTTTATAGTAACACCGGACTCACTCATCTATAAGGAAGCTGAAGAGGAAGACTCAATTCTGTTGGCAGAGACATCAGTCATCACCCAAAGCGCCAAGGAAAGCGTAATAAGCAAGTTGGCAAATGTTGAGTCTGTGATAAATGTGCTATGCAAGAGCGTAAAAAAGTCAAGGAGTTTAGGCGAGAAGACGGTAATAAACAAAAACGAGGACTAA
- a CDS encoding 30S ribosomal protein S25e, with protein sequence MGGATKKPISNVEKRMKKEMEAQQKKAQGKKTSKTGSEVISKNITISNEMIKKVQEEIKKEKIITPYELATKTNVTVSVAKRILKELSSQGIVKEQFKNRRTAIYVAP encoded by the coding sequence GTGGGAGGAGCAACAAAGAAGCCCATATCGAACGTTGAGAAGAGAATGAAGAAGGAAATGGAGGCACAGCAGAAGAAGGCACAGGGCAAGAAGACGTCAAAAACCGGAAGCGAGGTCATATCTAAGAACATTACGATCTCCAACGAGATGATCAAGAAGGTTCAAGAGGAAATAAAGAAGGAAAAGATAATAACGCCGTACGAGTTAGCCACTAAAACCAACGTCACCGTTAGCGTGGCAAAAAGGATACTGAAGGAACTGAGTAGTCAGGGAATAGTTAAGGAGCAATTTAAGAACAGGAGAACCGCTATATACGTGGCGCCTTAG
- a CDS encoding BlaI/MecI/CopY family transcriptional regulator → MTENLIEDILSRVSRFASILGISKSELRIYATLLLEGQMTARQISDKLEISYTKVYSILTKLEERGWIRKTGKKPSYYYAIPIRDLWANIKKLLEEKINEFEKQFIEPISAMLSSSSSYTIMVIPTVDLKKTIFEILNENSKRYYVVLSYPELVTNDVIELLSTKVFNSEVRLLVTSSVSVTKIPPESIKRSDNMFGSGIITASSVLLIVKNNDRLSGILSNHKYFVDIATVYFNHLWESSSK, encoded by the coding sequence GTGACTGAGAACCTCATAGAGGACATCCTATCAAGGGTTTCAAGGTTCGCGTCAATTCTTGGAATCTCAAAGTCTGAGCTCAGAATTTACGCCACCCTCCTCCTCGAAGGCCAGATGACGGCAAGACAGATCTCGGACAAGCTGGAGATTTCGTACACAAAAGTCTACAGCATACTCACCAAGCTTGAAGAGAGGGGTTGGATAAGGAAGACAGGAAAGAAACCCTCTTACTACTACGCCATTCCGATAAGAGACTTGTGGGCAAACATAAAAAAACTCCTAGAGGAGAAAATAAACGAGTTCGAGAAGCAGTTCATCGAGCCCATCTCCGCAATGCTGTCGTCCTCGTCCTCCTACACTATAATGGTGATTCCGACGGTCGACTTGAAAAAGACCATTTTCGAGATACTCAACGAGAACAGCAAGAGGTATTACGTTGTGCTCTCTTACCCGGAACTCGTTACCAATGACGTTATCGAATTACTTTCCACAAAGGTTTTTAACTCAGAGGTGAGGTTGTTGGTGACCTCAAGTGTAAGCGTCACCAAAATTCCGCCCGAAAGCATTAAAAGGTCAGACAACATGTTTGGCAGCGGAATCATAACGGCCTCGTCCGTCCTCCTTATCGTTAAAAACAACGATAGGCTCTCCGGCATACTTTCAAACCACAAGTACTTTGTCGACATAGCCACCGTCTACTTCAACCACCTGTGGGAAAGTTCGTCAAAATAG
- a CDS encoding ribbon-helix-helix domain-containing protein yields the protein MKIITVKLPEQFLEAIDELVNTGRYESRSEVIRAAIGEFIRKELWIKE from the coding sequence ATGAAAATAATAACCGTTAAGCTACCAGAGCAATTTCTGGAAGCAATAGACGAGCTGGTCAACACTGGAAGGTATGAGTCCAGGAGCGAAGTAATAAGAGCTGCGATAGGAGAGTTTATTAGAAAAGAACTCTGGATTAAAGAGTAG
- a CDS encoding tRNA (adenine-N1)-methyltransferase, protein MLTKIRFFKCGSLQCSVVLNEGDVVTIWIDPKRVFLAKLVKGKRLDTDKGYILHDDIIGKEYGDVLKLSRATAYLLRPILEDIYLDLRRPSQVLYPKDVAYMIYSSSVEPGSVVIEAGTGSGFLTISLAHFLGKEGKVITYDVRRDMQETAKFNASVLNLQDRIEFKLKDIREGFDEKGVDAVFLDMPSPWEVVEKAYEALKPSATLIVFVPTVNQVEKTYLEMERKGFVEIHAEELILREYKVKEGATRPKNVGITHTGYIIRGRKSIKTS, encoded by the coding sequence ATGCTGACAAAGATAAGATTTTTTAAATGTGGGAGCCTTCAATGTAGCGTGGTACTTAACGAAGGAGACGTAGTGACCATATGGATCGACCCCAAGAGGGTTTTTCTGGCAAAGCTTGTAAAGGGCAAGAGGCTGGACACCGACAAGGGTTACATCCTACACGACGACATAATAGGCAAGGAATACGGTGACGTGTTAAAGCTCTCGAGGGCTACAGCGTACCTCCTTAGGCCTATTCTAGAGGACATTTACCTCGACTTAAGGAGGCCATCTCAAGTCTTGTACCCTAAAGACGTAGCTTACATGATTTACTCGTCGAGCGTGGAGCCCGGGAGCGTTGTAATAGAGGCGGGCACGGGGTCAGGGTTCCTGACCATTTCCCTGGCACACTTCTTGGGAAAGGAAGGGAAGGTAATAACTTACGACGTAAGGAGGGACATGCAGGAAACGGCAAAGTTTAACGCCAGCGTCCTAAATTTGCAGGACAGGATAGAGTTTAAGCTTAAGGATATAAGGGAGGGCTTTGACGAGAAGGGCGTAGACGCGGTGTTTTTAGACATGCCAAGCCCTTGGGAAGTTGTAGAGAAGGCCTATGAAGCCTTAAAGCCATCGGCGACTCTGATCGTTTTCGTTCCTACCGTAAATCAAGTGGAGAAGACTTACTTGGAAATGGAAAGGAAGGGGTTCGTGGAGATCCACGCAGAAGAGCTAATCCTGAGAGAGTACAAGGTCAAAGAGGGCGCCACTAGACCAAAGAACGTCGGTATTACCCACACTGGATACATAATAAGGGGAAGGAAATCAATAAAAACCTCATGA
- a CDS encoding V-type ATPase subunit, with the protein MSVPALAYLTSISRNFKAKTLTKGTINEILSESDWKNAVNILKERNYLEETSDNFEEMEFLIKKNTIENLLQLGNLSMSVKTSHDIVNLYYYAVTLDEFESLIASVENGVELRSRFFPKVVDAKPTNVNELLNVVRDTIHGKALQYALGKNPKNLSQLNSYLDYFFISELTKITEGLRGDWKSFADGILCGYKDYYTVSLALRQKVQEEIHCKVSVDTIKDLMNARSNEEALDTLRRLPYARSMDFSSVYTALSTLHRVARVQARNASLNAFMGSPFTPVTALAIAELLKLDMEDLITILNGLKLGLPQEKIKAKLSLELV; encoded by the coding sequence ATGAGTGTTCCAGCGCTGGCTTACTTGACGTCAATCTCGCGTAACTTTAAGGCAAAGACGCTGACTAAGGGAACGATAAACGAGATACTCTCGGAGTCAGACTGGAAAAATGCTGTAAACATTCTGAAGGAGAGGAACTACTTAGAGGAGACAAGTGACAACTTTGAGGAAATGGAGTTCTTAATAAAGAAAAATACGATCGAGAACCTCCTCCAACTGGGAAACCTCAGCATGTCAGTAAAGACCTCTCACGATATAGTCAACTTGTACTATTACGCTGTCACGTTAGACGAGTTTGAGAGCCTAATAGCGTCAGTGGAGAACGGAGTAGAACTTAGGTCAAGGTTTTTCCCAAAAGTCGTAGACGCAAAGCCCACAAACGTAAACGAGTTATTGAACGTAGTTAGGGATACGATTCACGGTAAGGCCCTTCAATACGCACTGGGCAAAAACCCAAAGAACTTGTCGCAGTTAAACTCTTATTTAGACTACTTCTTCATCTCGGAACTGACTAAGATAACAGAAGGGTTAAGAGGTGACTGGAAGTCCTTCGCTGACGGCATTTTGTGCGGATACAAGGACTACTACACGGTTAGCTTGGCTTTAAGGCAGAAGGTCCAAGAGGAGATTCACTGTAAGGTAAGCGTAGACACTATTAAGGACTTGATGAACGCTAGGTCCAACGAAGAGGCTTTGGACACCCTTAGGAGGTTACCTTACGCTAGGTCAATGGACTTCTCCAGCGTTTACACTGCACTTTCAACGTTACACAGAGTGGCTAGAGTCCAGGCCAGAAATGCCTCGCTGAACGCATTTATGGGCTCCCCCTTTACTCCAGTTACAGCTCTAGCAATAGCCGAGTTACTGAAGCTGGACATGGAAGACCTAATAACGATACTCAATGGACTCAAGCTAGGACTACCGCAAGAGAAAATAAAGGCAAAGTTGTCACTGGAGCTAGTCTGA
- a CDS encoding aldo/keto reductase, whose translation MNYRELGTTGIKVSEIGLGLWSVVTDWWGNPYKGEDLLRESFSKGITFYDTGDIYGEGRAEEIIAKALGNKRDQIVILTKIGYDFYNKVNGRAVHNFSVDFLEFAFSQSLKRLNTDYVDVLMIHNPKMEIIRRKDVFGFLLSLKNEGKVRAIGVALGPTLGWGEEGKEAIRMGYEALEHIYNLIEQYPGRELLNYRIGHVTRVPHASDALLERRWPITYDKSLHRSLKKIEWIRTAVERSQNLLKFAGEKGMTLSQLALKFVLYNRNVSTVVPNITNLDELNEFLKVEELPDLKEDDMNFIEDYYKKYYKDLNEESIEETKIYK comes from the coding sequence ATGAACTATAGAGAACTAGGTACTACTGGCATTAAGGTCTCTGAAATAGGATTGGGGTTGTGGAGCGTAGTCACTGACTGGTGGGGAAACCCATACAAGGGGGAAGACCTACTTAGAGAGTCCTTCAGTAAGGGGATTACCTTTTACGACACTGGAGACATTTACGGCGAAGGTAGGGCAGAGGAAATAATAGCGAAGGCTCTAGGTAATAAGAGGGACCAAATTGTAATCCTTACTAAGATAGGTTACGATTTCTACAATAAGGTTAACGGTAGAGCTGTCCACAACTTCTCAGTAGATTTCCTAGAGTTCGCCTTTTCCCAGTCGTTAAAAAGGTTGAACACAGATTACGTCGACGTTTTGATGATCCACAACCCAAAGATGGAGATCATAAGGAGAAAAGATGTCTTCGGCTTTCTCCTTTCCTTAAAAAACGAAGGAAAGGTTAGGGCAATAGGGGTAGCCTTAGGCCCAACGTTGGGATGGGGAGAGGAAGGGAAGGAGGCGATAAGGATGGGATACGAGGCTCTGGAGCACATATACAACTTGATCGAACAGTACCCTGGGAGAGAACTCCTAAACTACCGCATAGGCCACGTAACGAGAGTGCCTCACGCGTCGGACGCGTTACTGGAGAGGAGGTGGCCAATTACCTACGACAAGAGCCTCCACAGAAGCCTCAAGAAGATCGAGTGGATTAGGACTGCAGTGGAGAGAAGCCAGAACCTCCTGAAGTTCGCCGGGGAAAAGGGGATGACCCTCTCCCAACTGGCCTTGAAGTTCGTACTTTACAATAGGAACGTATCCACGGTCGTGCCCAATATAACGAACCTTGACGAACTGAACGAGTTCCTAAAGGTGGAGGAGCTACCGGATCTAAAGGAGGACGACATGAACTTCATTGAGGACTACTACAAAAAGTACTACAAAGACCTTAACGAGGAGAGCATAGAGGAGACCAAGATCTATAAGTGA
- a CDS encoding XTP/dITP diphosphatase has translation MLRKDVVRLVTSNAHKFEEMSHIAGEYGVKLEMLNAQKIEIQTDSLEDVARYSALLLFEMYRVPLVVDDSGLFIEELKGFPGPYTNFVKKTLDIDGILRLMSGVKQRQAYFETVICYVDEREVRTFSGKVYGRITERPSGEKGFGFDPIFAPEGSDKTFAEMTVDEKNKYSHRARAFRKFLEYYTGRQ, from the coding sequence ATGTTGAGGAAAGACGTAGTAAGGCTAGTAACAAGTAACGCGCACAAGTTTGAGGAGATGTCTCACATCGCAGGTGAATACGGAGTAAAGCTAGAGATGCTAAACGCGCAGAAAATTGAGATACAGACCGACTCGCTGGAGGATGTGGCCCGTTACTCTGCCCTCCTCCTTTTCGAGATGTATAGGGTACCACTGGTGGTTGACGACAGTGGGCTCTTCATCGAAGAGCTAAAGGGATTCCCTGGTCCTTACACCAACTTCGTGAAGAAAACCCTCGACATAGATGGGATTTTAAGGTTAATGAGCGGCGTAAAGCAGAGACAGGCGTACTTTGAGACTGTTATATGCTACGTCGATGAGAGGGAGGTAAGGACATTTAGCGGGAAAGTCTACGGAAGGATAACCGAGAGGCCTTCAGGGGAGAAGGGCTTCGGTTTCGACCCTATATTTGCTCCTGAGGGAAGTGACAAGACATTTGCTGAAATGACCGTGGATGAGAAAAATAAGTACTCGCATAGGGCCAGGGCTTTTAGGAAATTCTTAGAGTACTACACTGGACGTCAATGA
- a CDS encoding Kae1-associated kinase Bud32: MADRRGTRTLEGLRLIKRGAESVIYEGYFLGIHAIFKKRVSKSYRDPKLDREINEQRTMYEARTIYSVLKAGINAPAVLFVDLANFTIVMEFVEGAVIRDYINEGKLDEEGLGALGEKIGQIAGKLHRAGIAHGDLTTNNLILKDNGELFVIDFGLSKRTNDVEDFATDVHVLLRSLESVHPEAKDHLFEGFVTGYSTEIPNYKEVLDTVREIRMRGRYVEERRSKASNK; encoded by the coding sequence ATGGCGGATCGACGAGGTACCCGTACCTTGGAGGGCTTAAGACTAATTAAAAGGGGGGCGGAGTCTGTAATATACGAAGGCTATTTCCTGGGCATACACGCTATTTTCAAGAAGAGGGTATCGAAGTCGTATAGGGATCCTAAGTTGGACAGGGAGATCAACGAGCAGAGGACCATGTACGAAGCTAGGACAATTTACAGCGTTTTGAAGGCCGGGATAAACGCCCCAGCTGTACTGTTCGTGGATCTAGCTAACTTTACTATAGTCATGGAGTTTGTGGAAGGCGCTGTAATCAGGGACTACATAAATGAGGGGAAATTGGACGAGGAAGGACTCGGAGCGCTGGGGGAGAAGATAGGGCAGATCGCGGGTAAACTACATAGGGCAGGCATCGCACACGGAGATCTGACCACCAACAACTTGATCTTAAAGGACAACGGTGAGCTATTCGTGATAGACTTTGGCCTATCTAAGAGAACGAACGACGTAGAGGACTTCGCGACCGACGTTCACGTACTGCTAAGGTCGCTAGAGAGCGTCCACCCAGAAGCAAAGGATCACCTCTTTGAGGGATTTGTTACAGGCTACTCCACCGAAATCCCAAATTACAAGGAAGTACTCGATACTGTAAGGGAAATTAGGATGAGGGGAAGATATGTTGAGGAAAGACGTAGTAAGGCTAGTAACAAGTAA
- the kae1 gene encoding N(6)-L-threonylcarbamoyladenine synthase Kae1 produces the protein MLVLGIESTAHTFGVGIVTDERPYILSNVRDTYIPKNGGMKPTDLARHHATVAADVISQALKEASVSIKDVDYIAVALGPGIGPALRVGAVVARTLALKFDKKLVPVNHGIGHIEIGYLTTGAKDPLILYLSGGNTIITTFYEGRFRVFGETLDIALGNLIDVFSREVGLAPPYVVNGKHVIDICADQGGKLIELPYVVKGQDMSYSGLLTASLKAARKYDLHDVCYSIREVAFDMLLEATERAMALTGKREVMIVGGVAASVSLRKKLEDLAREWDAEVKIVPPAFAGDNGAMIAYAGLLAGKHGVFVDVGNSHIRPRWRIDEVPVPWRA, from the coding sequence ATGTTAGTTCTTGGGATTGAATCCACAGCCCACACTTTTGGGGTTGGAATAGTAACTGACGAGAGACCGTACATACTTTCAAACGTTAGGGACACTTACATCCCGAAAAATGGCGGAATGAAGCCTACAGACCTAGCGAGGCACCACGCTACTGTCGCAGCAGATGTCATAAGTCAGGCTCTTAAAGAGGCGAGCGTTTCTATAAAAGATGTGGATTACATTGCCGTGGCTCTAGGTCCAGGCATAGGCCCAGCGTTGAGAGTAGGTGCAGTAGTGGCGAGGACTTTGGCGCTCAAGTTCGATAAAAAGCTAGTCCCAGTAAACCACGGTATCGGGCATATAGAGATCGGGTATTTGACTACTGGCGCGAAAGACCCTTTAATTTTGTATTTATCTGGAGGTAACACTATAATAACTACGTTCTACGAGGGTAGGTTCAGGGTCTTTGGAGAGACGCTGGACATAGCCTTAGGGAACTTAATTGACGTCTTCTCCAGGGAAGTAGGACTTGCTCCACCTTACGTAGTAAACGGCAAACACGTTATAGACATATGCGCGGATCAAGGGGGAAAGCTAATTGAGTTGCCTTACGTAGTGAAGGGTCAAGATATGTCGTATTCTGGGCTTTTAACTGCATCATTGAAGGCAGCAAGGAAATACGACCTCCACGACGTGTGTTACAGCATAAGGGAAGTGGCCTTCGACATGCTATTAGAGGCGACTGAGAGAGCCATGGCTTTAACTGGGAAAAGAGAGGTCATGATAGTAGGTGGAGTAGCAGCGAGCGTGAGTTTGAGGAAGAAGCTCGAGGACTTAGCTAGGGAGTGGGATGCAGAAGTGAAGATTGTGCCTCCGGCATTTGCAGGTGATAACGGCGCCATGATAGCCTATGCGGGACTGCTAGCGGGAAAACACGGAGTTTTCGTGGACGTGGGGAACTCCCACATTAGGCCTAGATGGCGGATCGACGAGGTACCCGTACCTTGGAGGGCTTAA
- a CDS encoding 30S ribosomal protein S27ae — translation MASKNKVKASVRTYYEIVDGKVKLKNKKCPRCGSVMGHHLKPRERWACGKCGYTEFVTGKK, via the coding sequence GTGGCGAGCAAAAACAAGGTTAAGGCCTCAGTTAGGACTTATTACGAAATAGTGGACGGCAAGGTCAAACTGAAGAACAAAAAATGTCCAAGGTGCGGAAGTGTAATGGGGCACCACTTGAAGCCCAGGGAGAGATGGGCCTGCGGTAAGTGTGGGTATACAGAGTTTGTCACGGGGAAAAAGTAA
- a CDS encoding 30S ribosomal protein S24e → MSQTQQIKVSDKVQGVVERDTFNKVIERREIAIKLFHIGVGTPSREELRKAIAQFLGKPEELVVVRKIFTKYGAGISEARVHIYDKKENLEKYEPKHLLERGTGKKQGGEQSGEQKQG, encoded by the coding sequence ATGAGTCAAACTCAGCAGATTAAGGTTTCGGACAAGGTACAGGGCGTTGTTGAGAGGGATACCTTTAACAAGGTAATTGAGAGAAGGGAGATCGCGATTAAACTTTTCCACATAGGTGTGGGAACTCCATCTAGGGAAGAACTAAGGAAGGCGATAGCTCAGTTTTTAGGTAAGCCGGAGGAACTAGTGGTTGTGAGGAAGATCTTCACCAAATATGGGGCTGGCATAAGCGAGGCTAGGGTTCATATTTACGATAAAAAAGAAAATTTAGAAAAGTATGAACCAAAGCATTTATTAGAGAGAGGAACAGGAAAGAAGCAAGGTGGTGAGCAGAGTGGCGAGCAAAAACAAGGTTAA
- a CDS encoding sulfide-dependent adenosine diphosphate thiazole synthase, translated as MQSIRIKQVDEVKISRYILKYTFEDWYSIVDSDVIVVGAGPSGLATAYFTAKAGLKTVVFERRLSFGGGIGGGAMNFHKIVIESPADELLREWKVKLVEAEEGVFIVDTAEFMAKLGAAAIDAGAKVIHGINVDDVIFRDNPLRVAGVAVEWTSTQMSGLHVDPLFVSAKAVVDATGHDAEILSVASRKIPELGIVIPGEKSAYSEVAEELVVKNAGKVAEGLYTTGMAVCEVKSLPRMGPIFGAMVLSGKKVAEDIINDLRNS; from the coding sequence ATGCAAAGCATTAGGATTAAGCAGGTAGATGAAGTGAAGATAAGCAGGTACATCCTTAAGTACACTTTTGAGGATTGGTACAGCATAGTGGATAGCGACGTTATAGTGGTTGGAGCAGGACCTTCTGGCCTGGCTACAGCCTACTTCACTGCTAAGGCCGGACTGAAAACGGTGGTTTTCGAGAGGAGGTTAAGCTTCGGCGGTGGGATAGGGGGTGGCGCCATGAACTTCCACAAGATAGTAATAGAGAGCCCCGCAGACGAGTTACTGAGGGAGTGGAAAGTGAAGCTTGTGGAAGCAGAGGAGGGAGTTTTCATTGTAGACACAGCCGAGTTTATGGCAAAGCTTGGAGCTGCAGCTATAGACGCTGGGGCGAAGGTTATACATGGAATAAACGTAGACGACGTGATCTTCAGGGACAACCCGTTAAGGGTGGCCGGAGTGGCAGTAGAGTGGACCTCAACGCAGATGTCTGGGCTGCACGTGGATCCGCTCTTCGTATCGGCTAAAGCAGTAGTAGACGCGACCGGACATGACGCGGAAATCCTCTCTGTGGCGTCGAGGAAAATCCCGGAGTTAGGTATCGTGATCCCAGGGGAAAAATCGGCATACAGCGAGGTCGCAGAGGAGCTGGTGGTAAAGAACGCTGGTAAGGTTGCCGAGGGGCTGTACACTACTGGGATGGCAGTGTGTGAGGTGAAGTCCTTGCCCAGAATGGGGCCTATATTCGGCGCCATGGTTCTCTCAGGGAAGAAAGTTGCCGAAGACATAATAAACGACTTGCGTAACTCTTAA
- a CDS encoding TRASH domain-containing protein: MPFQIKTGIGGFRCDWCGKIVRENPIVVKTCCNNKPWTFCSRECYSQWTREWMRRQEQRTGQRKKQLL; this comes from the coding sequence ATGCCGTTTCAGATAAAGACTGGGATAGGAGGATTTAGATGCGACTGGTGCGGTAAGATTGTGAGGGAAAACCCTATAGTTGTGAAGACGTGTTGCAACAATAAACCGTGGACTTTTTGTAGTAGGGAGTGTTATTCTCAATGGACAAGGGAATGGATGAGAAGACAGGAACAGAGGACAGGGCAAAGAAAAAAGCAGTTGTTATAG
- a CDS encoding UbiX family flavin prenyltransferase: MDKGMDEKTGTEDRAKKKAVVIGITGASGIVYGLRAVESLSLMGYPVYALITRGALKVAEKENSMDLFKEVSKHTRNVFMEEEIDAPTSSSSFLVNSKGMAVIPCSIRTLAEVAHGIASNLVTRTAINFIRMRKRLTLVLRETPLGPLELENALKLSRMGVVILPASPGFYSRPKTIDDMINFVVGKTLDSLRIENDLYKRWSR, translated from the coding sequence ATGGACAAGGGAATGGATGAGAAGACAGGAACAGAGGACAGGGCAAAGAAAAAAGCAGTTGTTATAGGGATAACAGGGGCAAGCGGAATAGTATACGGATTAAGAGCAGTGGAGTCCCTCTCACTGATGGGCTACCCTGTGTATGCATTGATCACGAGGGGAGCGTTAAAGGTAGCAGAAAAGGAAAACTCCATGGACTTATTTAAGGAAGTATCCAAACACACTAGAAACGTATTCATGGAAGAGGAGATAGACGCCCCTACCTCAAGCTCTAGCTTCCTCGTGAACTCCAAGGGAATGGCAGTAATTCCCTGTAGTATTAGGACGCTAGCAGAGGTCGCCCACGGAATTGCCTCCAATTTAGTCACTAGAACCGCGATAAACTTCATAAGGATGAGAAAAAGACTAACCCTAGTCCTCAGGGAAACCCCACTTGGTCCTCTGGAACTAGAAAACGCCTTAAAACTTTCTAGGATGGGAGTTGTAATACTACCCGCTTCTCCCGGTTTTTACTCTAGGCCTAAGACTATTGACGACATGATAAACTTCGTAGTAGGCAAAACACTTGACTCCTTGAGGATAGAAAACGACTTGTACAAGAGGTGGTCTAGATGA
- the endA gene encoding tRNA-intron lyase has translation MPAKGYLLYDRIVVPDPQEAKGIYNGGFYGKPIGVSKPKKEEELERPLELSLIEGVYLAKKNLLEVYSDGKSLSDKELYDYAKNIINKFEILYAVYEDLRKRGFVVRSGIKFGADFAVYNLGPGIEHAPYVVIVLDENAKLFAHELMSFGRVSHSTRKKLVLAIVNLNTRNIRYIIFKWVKM, from the coding sequence ATGCCGGCTAAGGGGTACCTCCTTTACGATAGGATCGTCGTTCCGGATCCACAAGAGGCTAAGGGGATCTACAACGGAGGTTTTTACGGTAAGCCGATAGGCGTGTCCAAGCCTAAAAAGGAGGAAGAGTTAGAGAGACCCCTCGAGCTGTCCTTAATAGAGGGGGTTTACCTAGCAAAGAAGAACCTACTCGAAGTGTACTCCGATGGGAAATCCTTGAGCGATAAGGAGCTATATGACTATGCAAAGAACATCATTAACAAGTTCGAGATCCTCTACGCGGTCTACGAGGATTTGAGGAAGAGGGGATTCGTAGTTAGGTCCGGGATAAAGTTCGGCGCCGACTTCGCAGTGTACAACCTAGGTCCGGGGATTGAGCATGCCCCATACGTGGTAATAGTCTTAGACGAGAACGCCAAGCTATTTGCCCACGAGCTCATGAGCTTCGGCAGGGTCTCCCACAGTACCAGGAAAAAGCTGGTTCTCGCCATAGTTAACTTAAACACTAGGAACATAAGATACATAATATTTAAATGGGTGAAAATGTAA